The following proteins are encoded in a genomic region of Hippocampus zosterae strain Florida chromosome 2, ASM2543408v3, whole genome shotgun sequence:
- the gckr gene encoding glucokinase regulatory protein, translating into MLEWESSDYEPSLPVSEKSNPLTRDIDRASPSHIVRMLQNCDAEMFRKETGSTYLTLFCDKVVKTMVDVAEIVELILKEPKDSLVVLSGCGTSGRLAFLVASGFNRALRKMNHSEVYAYIIAGGDRALFSSQEAPEDDPHLGMSCLKKVCEEKKRVLFIGISCGLSAPFVAGQLEFCLRHPEVFTPVLVGFNPAHQARNEPTPNWTFTFLSVVQRMQVLANSRKAFLINPSVGPEAISGSSRMKGGSATKMLLEVILCSAHAAAFSSAAPTHQVILQHLEAFEKTVEVTYAQSTAIAVLVATAGQSLLREKRVCYLGWGSPAVLGLIDASECEPTFGAAYGDIQAFISGGYRALNNAEGSIALLGPQFCIAHEDFLLHVLPTLDEQDTVILIYTQTDNITEVMNVAYRVREKMSNLHAIYHQADGDDDDQDDINRLCMSTLTFSWPLPSSGSLQHMWELSTKLVLNAVSTGAHILKGKVFHNYMIDVQVTNSKLYRRATCLIQKLSGHPEAQCEAALLKAIYQVDHLTEDMTSGHMATHIANGRERTKVVPLTLVSLLTGCSLEDASSHLDLQPIIRKAVEALMFKM; encoded by the exons ATGCTTGAATGGGAG TCATCAGATTATGAGCCCTCACTTCCTGTTTCGGAGAAATCAAACCCCCTGACACGGGACATCGACCGAGCTTCACCCAGTCACATTGTTCGGATGTTGCAGAACTGCGACGCCGAGATGTTTCGCAAAGAGACAGGAAGCACTTACCTG ACGCTTTTCTGTGACAAAGTGGTGAAAACTATGGTGGACGTGGCTGAGATAGTGGAGCTCATCCTCAAG GAGCCGAAGGACAGCCTTGTTGTCTTGAGTGGCTGTGGAACGTCAGGTCGCCTGGCTTTCCTCGTGGCG TCAGGGTTCAACAGAGcactgaggaagatgaaccACAGTGAGGTCTATGCATACATCATTGCAGGAGGTGACAG AGCGCTGTTTTCCTCCCAAGAGGCCCCAGAAGATGACCCCCACCTGGGCATGTCCTGTCTGAAGAAG gtgtgtgaggagaagaagagggTCTTGTTCATCGGGATCTCCTGTGGACTTTCC GCTCCATTTGTGGCAGGTCAGTTGGAGTTCTGTCTGCGGCACCCGGAGGTTTTCACTCCTGTTTTGGTTGGTTTTAACCCTGCACATCAGGCACG GAATGAGCCGACACCAAACTGGACGTTCACTTTCCTGAGTGTGGTCCAAAGAATGCAGGTCCTTGCCAACAGTCGAAAAGCCTTCCTCATCAACCCATCAGTTGGG CCGGAGGCCATCAGTGGTTCTTCCAGGATGAAAGGAGGCAGCGCCACTAAGATGCTCCTGGAGGTGATCCTGTGTTCTGCTCACGCTGCCGCCTTCTCAAGTGCAGCCCCCACACACCA GGTCATCTTGCAGCACCTGGAAGCTTTTGAAAAAACTGTCGAGGTCACATACGCTCAGAGTACGGCCATAGCTGTTTTGGTGGCTACTGCTGGGCAGAG TTTACTCCGTGAGAAACGTGTATGTTACTTGGGGTGGGGCAGCCCGGCTGTGCTGGGCCTCATTGATGCCAGTGAATGTGAGCCAACGTTTGGGGCAG ccTACGGGGATATTCAAGCTTTCATAAGTGGAGGATACAGAGCGCTCAACAACGCTGAAGGTTCCAttgctttgctg GGTCCCCAGTTTTGCATTGCGCATGAAGACTTTTTGCTTCATGTCCTACCCACTCTCGATGAACAAGACACTGTCATTCTCATCTACACACAAACTG aCAATATCACTGAAGTGATGAATGTTGCCTACCGAGTGAGGGAAAAGATGTCTAACCTCCATGCTATTTATCACCAGGCTGATGGAGATGATGACGATCAG gatGACATAAATAGATTGTGTATGTCCACGTTAACATTTTCTTGGCCATTGCCTTCTTCTGGAAGTCTACAGCACATg TGGGAGCTGTCCACCAAATTGGTGCTGAACGCTGTGAGCACAGGGGCGCACATCCTAAAGGGCAAGGTTTTCCACAACTACATGATCGACGTGCAAGTCACGAACAGCAAACTTTACCGCCGAGCCACATGTTTAATCCAG AAATTGTCTGGTCATCCCGAGGCCCAGTGTGAGGCGGCTCTCCTGAAGGCTATCTACCAGGTGGACCACCTGACTGAGGATATGACCTCCGGTCACATGGCCACACACATAGCCAACGGCAGAGAAAGGACAAAG GTAGTGCCTCTGACCTTGGTCTCACTGCTGACTGGTTGCTCTCTGGAGGATGCGAGTTCTCACCTGGATTTGCAGCCAATCATACGGAAGGCTGTGGAGGCACTCATGTTCAAGATGTAA